The genome window CGTGCTTTTAATGAAtctatcgcgattatgtatacgttcgcgtgacataattgtgattttcaaaattaaaaccgaagtatgtgttcgcgcaactttggccaaaacaatcttaatataataaaaatgctatttattgtgtacacgtacgcgtgtcatgattttggcacaataaacaaaacggattcactcacgtgattcgtttcaaagataattctatattttaaaaGCGGATACATAaaacatggaaaccaataaatcatagtttatccaaaattaattcaagccaaattgtagtcaataaagcgaccgtgctagaaccacgagactcggagaatgccttacaccttctccccggtcaataaAGTTCCTCACCCGAACTTTATTTTcgtagaccaataataatagagtcaaatctttgtttgactagggattcaaataaaaggtgacttggaacacccaaaaaatcaattccaagtggcgactctgtaaataaaattatcactattcaagtttgtcactttaattggagaaactctttaatccacaatccataatacatatcttTGTGGGGTAAAAAGGGGGTGTGACAAATACCGGTCCCCAAAACACTACATCCGCCTCTGACCACAATGCATGGTTCTACTTATTAAGTTAAGTGCACAAGCTGATCACTCACTCACTACAATTTATTTccattttcctttttatttttgtagTACTATAGTTTGTATGTATATAATCCTAGCTTATACAAGTTAGACATgtcatgataaattatatattttatttattattttttaaggggtatataaaattaattgtggacaagtaaaagtgattttattattttttaaggggtGTATAAAATTAAttgtggacaagtaaaagtgaatgaAATAAGTGATTGATTAAGTATTTATTATActatttattttgttattgtaTTTACATATAATACATTATTTAAGCCATGAGCTTAAAATACTTACTTTAATACTACATTAAATTAAGTGAATCACAACTATTTAAAGAACTTATAATGTTAGAGACAACATTTAATTCATCTGTTAAAGTTCGACTGCCAAACCTAATGCCAATGTATAAACataagaaattaaaattttgggATCCCGAGTCGTGAATATTTTACAAACAACTTTTATTGCTTACAAACCAGTTACAAGATAACAAAATAGAAAGAAACTCATATACTTATGAGAAATGCCACACATACTTATCAGATTTTAGAGTTAATTAGCCAGTAATCTCAATGGTTTTGACCTCAGGTTTCTTGACCTCCTGCTTAGGAATTGTGACAGTGAGAACCCCATTTTCCATACAAGCCTTCACCTCGTCAAGTTTAGCATTTTCAGGGAGCCAGAACTTTCTGCAGAACTTGCCACGTGGTCTCTCGATACGTCGCCACGTCTCATTCTCCTTCTTCTGATCAGCAACACCGATTTCGCCGCTAATTTGCAGAGCCCTTCCTTGTTCAACTTCAACTTTAACTTCTTCTTTCTTTAAACCTGGAAGATCAGCTTTGAACACATGAGCTTCTTGCGTTTCCTTCCAATCAACTCGTGGGTTACAGGTTTCATTAGTTGAGCCAATTTGGAAGATATCGTCTAGCAATTGAGGAATCAGTGCCATTTTTTCAAATTGATGATAGCTAAGTGAACACTTTCTTGGATTGACAATTTAGTTAGTTTATGCCGATATTTATAGGGAGTTTTTAGAGTGATTGAAATTTCGAGGGTCTTCTATATATTTGGGCTACTTTTCTAAAGTAACGATCCAACTCTTCTAACGTGGCTTCTAGAGTTTGCTACTCTTTGGTAATTACTGGTGTTTTCTAGAGCAATTTAGTGCTGTCAAGCAGATAAGAATGGAAAGTTCTGGCTTTTGCTTCTCAATCGTTTCTGTTTACGTTAAagtgtatttttattttattttaactaaCAGGTCATCTAAATGATATTTGTAGGCAAACGTCTTTGAATTGTGAAATTTATAactataaaaataatatagaTTATCTGCTACAAtaaataaattaatcaatattttTCACACTGAAAATATATAATACTAACTTAAACTCATGTTTTTTTTCCTTATCCGCGAAAGACTTCGATTAAATTTGTTCCTCTCTACTTCTAGAGTTAAACTCACGAGAACGTGGAAGGGTATTTAGCGTCTTCAATGCTAGCATCACACGTTTGGTTTTCAGCAAATTAAAACCATATATTTAGTGTAAATTATTATACATGCAGGCACACAAACATGCATagtttatttctttattataTCTCATTATTGAATTTAAGCACAAATTGAAGACAAAAGAAAATTCACTTGAATCCaataagaaaaatgaagaaagtcCTAGAGttcgtgagagagagagagagagttcgtGAAAGCAATGAACCAAATTTTTGTATTTGAAAATACTGAATTGCACATGGTCCATTCTAGAAAAGTTCCATTATTTATATTTGAGCTTTTGACATAATTGGTCGTTcagctattttttttttaaatatatgcTAACTAATAAAATTATATCTACGATGCCCCTCTGATAAACGgccaaaaatgcatatttttcggTGTACTTTTATCTCATAACTTGTGTGGTTATGGTAGGTTACATGAGTTTTTGTAATGAATTATGATCATTACGTGCATTTTTATGTGTAGAAACAAGTTGGACGAAAAGTGAGCAAACGAAGTTGATTCGGGACCAAAAGACAAATgaagaactttgctcgttcattCTCGCGTGCAcacgagagagtgaacgagctagCTGAGGAAAAGCTTGAGAAAAAAATAACGGATTATGGCAAAAAGGCATGGAAGTGCACGAGAGACCtagaaggaaaagagaaaagagaaGTATTTCGCTCTCGTTCACTCTCGCGTGCGCACGTGAGAGTGAACGAGCTAACCTAAAAAGGTTGTTCCGAAGTGGGCTTGTATTATTTCGCCCCATGCAAACCCTATCACATATAAATAGTCCTTGCACTCACTTTTGAAGGGGGATTGGACGTTTTAAGGAGTGAATTTCGatctaaggaggcaagaacatactaggagcaaggcggagaattcttctacgagtttttcacttccttcttcctattttcattattggttatcaattctagtattgtagttttgcatactattatgaataactaatttgttatttagggttttgattgaaccttttgtaggatgaattcttatTACGTGTTTATAcaattgagccgttggatttctctacttgttcaactacatgtttattgttgttgattaaaTGACCATCAATtaattgtgcctatttagtgtgtattgcttggaaaatggtatattttttttaattccaaGTCACAATCTTATTACCACTTGTAAGACAACAATTACAATTTGAAAAAGGAAGGGATAGCCTTGCCTTCTTAGAAAGATGTGAATTTGACACAACAAATTCATGCAAAAGTTACAATGATTTGAGGCAATCTCACAAAACAGAAAGTGGTTATAAGTTCTAGAATTCATGGTGGCTCATATACTAGATTGATCGGTCTTATCCTCTTGACTcagaaagttgaaattttttatcTATCTACATTAAGTAACCCTCCAACCTGCCTTGGCAATGTGTCAAAGTAGGTATACATGAATATCTCCTCGAACTGGTGACTTAGAGAGGCCATCTTGTCCGCAACTTGATTTGCTTCTCTAAAGCAATGTTTAATGACAAGATTCTTATCTTGAATCAACTGCTTTATCTCCTTTACAGTATTTTTGATCCTCCATGGTGTGGACCAAGAATCTTGAATGCAGTTAAGCAGTAGCAAGGAATCAGTCTCACATACAATCAACCCATAACCTTGTTGGATGCACCATTTTAAACCAAAGAAGAGTGCTTCCGCTTCTGCAAAATTACTGGATCTTTTCCCCAAAGGCATCACATATGCCATAATCATCCTACCAACACTATCCCTGACCACACCCCCACCCCCACAACTCCCATTAATACAACTCCCATCACTATTTACCTTAACAAACAATAGTGGTGGTCTAAGCCAGTTATCCATAATGAAGGAATTTTCAAGCAGGGAAATGTCAAATAGTTTACAAATGTCCTCCCATTTACAACCAATAACAATTTTTCTGAAATGAGAGTTAACAATCTGGACAATATTAAAGGTAATAAAACAAATAGATCTATTGATTGATGGCCTCTCCATTTCATACCTGCTGCAATACCTTGATCTCCACAACTCCCACACAAAAATAAGAGGAAGAATTTTACAAACAAAGGAAGCTACAGAGTTACCGGCTCTATGGTTCCAGCAATTAGAGAAAAGGTTCCTCAAGGAGGTGTTTCTATGTTTAATTCATACCCTTCCAGCAATGTTTTCCCACAATTGTTACGCAAACTGTCCGTGACAAAATAAGTGCTCATAATTTTCCACGCTTGGGCTCATATTTGGTGGTGGACAACAGTTACATTTAGAAGGTAAATTATAGCCAAACCTGGTGACTCTATCATCCGTTGACAGTCTTCCATGTATAGCTCTCTAGGACAAGAAAGACATCTCGAAGGGAATGGCTTTATGCTATAATTTGGAGTCAAAAGGAGCAAAATCCTTTCTCTGCCTCAAAGAATTCCAAGTTGAAGCCACAGAAAATTTCCAGAAGTACGTATTGTACATACTGGATCATCATCCTCTTCTTGATTAGTTGTAATCTTCACAGATGTTACAATGTTCGGCTGACCACTGCCTAAACAGTGGATGGTATGTACTACAATACTTGGCTCTAACAAACTGAGATCACAATAAATTTGTGGTCCTCATTATCCACCATTGTTTAGCAGTAAAAGCTTTGCATATGTCTTCTAATTTTCTGAAGTTAGCTCCTCCCTCATTATATGGTAGGCACAACTTAGACCAAGTAGTCCAATGGTATCTGTCACTATCCTCTTGGCCTGACCAAAAGAACCTAACAAGATACCTCTCAATTATAACAATAGTGCCTTTGGTTGGATGAACTGCATCAAGTGTATGTATGTTTAGGGCTAGTAGTACATGTTTGATAAGTACTGCTCTACCTCCCGTAGATAAGAACTTTAGATGCCACCCTGTTATTTTTTTAATCACCTTGCTAACCATGTTTGAGAAAATTGATACCTTCTTTCTACCAGAGTAGATAGGGCACCCAAGATATTGGATTGGTAGTGGTTCATGTCAGTAATTCTCCTTATCCTAGTGATAGATCTTTGAGTTGCAGATGTAGCCAGAGAAAAGCTGCATTTATCCTTATTGATTTGTTGTCCTGAAATATGTTCATAAGTGGATAAAGAGTCTAGGGCCTGCTGAAGGGTAGCCTTCCCACTATTACAAAACAAAATAGCATCATCAGCAAAAGCAGGATGATTCACCTGGGGTCCTCTGTTGTTCATGTAGAAACCTCTATACCTCCTATTTTTCTGAATATCAATCAACAATTGGGACAACAGTTAAGCACTCAAGACAAAGAGAGAGGGGGAAAGAGGATCACCTTGTCTTAGTCCCCTCCCGGATTTTAAAAAAACCATGCCTACAACCATTAACAATAAGGGTGTACCAATTATTGCTTATATATCTGTGAATAATCTCAATCCATCTCTTAGAGAAGCCCATCTTCTGAAGCATATAACATAAATAGGTCCATGAAACCCGGTCATATTCTTTGGCCATATCTAACTTCAACACTACATTACCCCCATCCACATGTTTCCCAATATCATTCACTATCTCCTGAGCCAACAGAATGTTTTCTGTAATGGCTCCCCCTTTAACAAAACCACTCTAGTTGTGTGAGATGATTCTGGGCAATACTGAGCTTAGCTTAGCATTCAACAACTTGGCAATAATTTTGCTAGACACGTTACACAAACTAATTGGCCTAATATCAGAGAAAGTTTGAGGAGATTCCACCTTTGAAAGCATCACTAGGCATGTGTGAGTGAAAAACTTTGGCAGTTGAGCACCATTAAAGAAGGCAACTACAACATTAAGGACATCGGGGGTATATGTGATGAAAGCTCcaacctgcctcccccatacgtgctatTACCAAGATGTAATGAATGAGCTACCACCCCAGGGTGCGCATGGATTATGATACTAAGACAAGAAGCGgcggatcctcccacactcaatgtggagaATACTTCTTAGCGCTGTCGTCCcacttggcattcggccagctcttgggatgactcttggtgagtactacattctcaAAGTTATAACATCTCCGTATTCtcgaacaaagctctttgttttccaactgtcacttcctcagcaagtaccTAATGTTCCCGGTAGTAGGTCACTACTCTCCCTATAGACAAGTACTCACTCGGTCCTAGTAGCATGACTTCCCGGTCCAGTTGTGCCACGCACTTGGTCATAACCCGCACTTTGGGGTTATGacttcggccaagaactggtgagaaaaggctcttTTGATTGACTGGCGTAGATCTGTCTACTCAggtaacttgggctttttaattttaagcatatataaggggggtataggtgataaaagctccgacctgcctcccacatacgtgctgccaccgagccgtatcAACTGAGCTACCTTGAGGGAGAACCTCAGGGGCCTGCctggatgactcaaaggagtgtcctaggtatccatacgagttagggaaCTCTATGGATGGCGCGACGCCTTCGGGCTAGCATTGGGTATCAAGTAGGCACTAGAGGCTCGATACGTGGGATGACCTgtgtgccgattggatacttgatgcacctatcttaggggcatcatgtgttgaCTTGTGAGAATGGATTGGGT of Nicotiana tomentosiformis chromosome 7, ASM39032v3, whole genome shotgun sequence contains these proteins:
- the LOC104114418 gene encoding 17.6 kDa class I heat shock protein-like; the protein is MALIPQLLDDIFQIGSTNETCNPRVDWKETQEAHVFKADLPGLKKEEVKVEVEQGRALQISGEIGVADQKKENETWRRIERPRGKFCRKFWLPENAKLDEVKACMENGVLTVTIPKQEVKKPEVKTIEITG